Below is a genomic region from Actinoallomurus bryophytorum.
TTCGTTCAGCCGCCACGACCGCCGCGTCGCCGGGCGGCCGCCCGTCACACGGGCCACCTCGGAGGCGGTGTCGATGGCACGCCGTAGCTCCGACGTGTGCAGGACCGTCGGCACCAGTCCGGCCTGGGCGAGAGTACGCCCGGCGTCGGCGGCCTGCCGTAGGCCATGGGCGGTCAGCGGGATGTCGACCCATCCGCCGAACCTGTCGGCGGAGTTCCAGACACTCTCACCGTGCCGCAGCAGCACCAGATGGGCGGCACGCACCGTCAGTTCCCGAGCTCCGGCGGTGGGCAGGATCCCCCGGTTCACGCGATCAGCGCTCCGTTTCGCGTCGTCAATGGCCTGTAGACGGTAGCAATCCGCAGGCGACGGCCCGCACGGCGCACCGCCGGTCAGCGCCGCTTCACCTTGGGAGCATGGTCGGCGACGGAGACGCTCAGCTGGGCCGTGGAGGTCAGCACGCTCCCAACCGGTGCCTTGACCCGGGTGGGACCCACGACGACGGTCCGCAGGCCGAGGAACTGGTAGGTCTCCGGAGTGAAGATGTACTCGGTCCGAAGACCTTTCCACGTCGAAGCCACGGCGATGCCCCTGCGGCCCGCGGCGTCCGTGGCGCTGCGGACGACGGTGACGCCGTGGATCATCGCCGCCGCCCGGAACAGCGCGGCCCGCTGTGCCGCGGGCATGTAGGCCTCGACGAGCATGCCGCCCACGTAGTCCCAGGCACGGGCGTCGGCCAGCGGACCCGTTCCGAGCTGGATGTACAGATGTTCGTACATCTTCGCCGGATCGGTGGGCAGCCGGCTCAGATGCGCGTAGTCCGTACGCAGGTAGTCGGCGGTGTTGTCCTCGTCCACGGCCTTCTCCGGGCCGTGGCGGCCGATGTTCTCGTAGGCCTCGGGGGGAATCGGCCGGCCCGGGTAGGCATGGGGCTTCAGCACCTCCTCCTCGATCACCCCGTGCGTCGCGTCTCCTCGCGCGGGGAGCCAGATCGTGCGCTTGCCCCGTGACAGATAGTGGGACGCCCGGCCGCCCTGCTCGACCGAATCGACGGTGTTCATGGTCTGTGACGTGAAGACCAGGAACTGGTCGGGCCGGGGATGCAGCTCCGGGGCCTCGCTCACGTTGTCGGCCGCCCGCGTGAGGATCCGCGCCGCCGCGGCGTTCTCCGCGTGGATCACCGGGGGGGCGGCCGGTTTCTGGTGGAGCGCGACCCCGGCGACCCCGGCCGTCAGCGCCGCGGCGGCCAGTCCGGCCACGAGGCCGAACCGCAGGCGCCGCGCCCGCCGCGTACGGCCCGCCCCGCGTACGGGCCTGACGGTCGCCGCATGCGCCATGGCGTCGAGCAACCGGCTCTCCTCGGTCCTGAGGTCGGCCGGACCGGGCAGGGGAACCTCCGAGCGGAACCGCTCGAGCCGGGTCATCTCATTCATGGGTGGTCTCCTCCCTGACAATGGCCATCGGGTTGACCCCGCCGAGGTCTCGGCGAAGGTTTCTACGAGCCCGGTTGATACGCGACCGCACCGTTCCCACGCGTACACCCAGTGCCTGGGCCGCCTCCGGGTAGCTGAGATCGCCCCATACCACCAGCAGCAAGGCATCACGATGCCCGTTGGGCAGCGCTGCGAGGGCACCCGCCAGCGTCGGGCCGGACGCCTCCGCGCTGAGCCGTTCGTCGCTGCGCTCGGCGAACGACGCCGTCACCGGGTCGGTGCCGGTCCGCTCCAGGATGCGCAACTGCCGCACCTCGGTCCGCACGTGCCGGCCCATCAGGTTGGTCGCTATGCCGTACAGCCACGGCCGCGCGTTCCGGCGCGACAGGTCATAGCCGCCGCGCTGCCGGAACGCCGCCAGGAACGTCTCCGCCGCGACGTCCTCGGCGGCCTCGGGGCCGAGCCTGCGCGTGACATAGCGCTTGATGTCCGGGGCGTACCGGCGAAAGACCTCGGCGAACGCCTCGGGCTCCTGCCGGGAACGTCCGATGACAGCGGCATCGTCGGCCTCCGCCCGGCTCGTCTCACTCATCTGCGGCCTCTCGGGGTCGGATCAGGACACCCGTTGTTGCCCACCCGGCCGCGAACGGTTCCCCGTTAGACCGAACCGCCCGCACCGCGTCCCGGCGGGCCGGAGAGGTCCGGGAAGACGTCCCAGGTCGAAGCCGGGAGCGCGGTCAGGTAGTGCAGACGATCCGGCTCTCGCGCCGCGATCCACACCTCGTGCTCCGACGCCGCGCCGTCGTCCGGGCCGGTGGTCGGTCTGGTGAAGGCCAGCAGTCCTTCGCCGGCGTAGAGCCGCTGACCGGGCCCCGGCCAGCGCCAGGCGGGCATGGGAAGCGCCCGCAGCGGCTCCAGGGCCGCATCGCGTTCGGCCCGGCCGGCGGAACAGGCGATCGCCGGCTCCGGGGCACCCATGATCGCCTCGAACACCGCGAGGTGCAGCAGGAACGTCGACAGCGGCACCCCGGTCGGCAGCCATTCCTCACCGGCCTCGTTCAGCCGGTCGTACACGGCCGGGTCCTCGCCGGCCTCCTCCATGCCCCACACCCACACGCTCTGGTTCTCCACGCAGAACACGCGCCTGCCGTCCTCCGCGCGCACCCGCTCGGGCGTGAGCACGTGGTTATGCGTGGTCAGCGGTCTGGACCAGCGGGACGTGACCTCGAAGAAGCCACGCAAGGGCGGCGGCCCGATGCCGGAGGCGGACACCTCCGGCTCGCGGTCGGGCTCGCCGTACCAGGCGGTCAGAAAAAGCTCCAGGGCGTCGGGCCCGGCGTCGAAGAGTGTGCGCACCGGCGTATCGCGGCCGAGAACGGGATCGCGTACGTCAGCAGCCGAGCAGGCGGGTGGCGAGGAACGCCTCCACCTGGTCGAGGCCGATGCGCTCCTGGGCCATCGAGTCGCGCTCGCGTACCGTCACCGCGTTGTCCTCGAGGGTGTCGAAGTCGACCGTGACGCAGTACGGCGTGCCGATCTCGTCCTGGCGGCGGTAGCGGCGGCCGATCGCGCCGGCGTCGTCGAAGTCGACGTTCCAGTTGCGGCGGAGCTGGGTGGCCAGGTCCTTGGCCTTCGGCGACAGGTCGGCGTTGCGCGACAGGGGCAGCACCGCGACCTTGACCGGCGCGAGGCGGTGGTCGAGGCGCATGACCACGCGCTTTTCCATCTTGCCCTTGGCGTTCGGCGCCTCGTCCTCGTTGTAGGCGTCCATCATGAACGTCAGCACACAGCGGTCGACGCCCGCCGCGGGCTCGATGACCCAGGGGACGTAGCGCTCGTTCTTCTCCTGGTCGAAGTAGGACAGATCCTGGCCGGAGTGCTTGGCGTGCGTGGACAGGTCGAAGTTGGTGCGGTTCGCGACGCCCTCCAGCTCACCCCACTCGCTGCCCGGGAAGTTGAAGCGGTACTCCACGTCCACGGTGCGCTTGGCGTAGTGGGCGAGCTTCTCCTTCGGGTGCTCGAAGAGCCGCAGGTCATCCTTTGCGATGCCCAGGTCGACGTACCACTGGAAGCGCGTGTCGATCCAGTACTGGTGCCATTCTTCGTCGGTGCCCGGCTCGACGAAGAACTCCATCTCCATCTGCTCGAACTCCCGCGTACGGAAGATGAAGTTGCCCGGCGTGATCTCGTTGCGGAACGACTTGCCGATCTGGCCGATGCCGAACGGCGGCTTGCGACGCGCGGCCTGCTGCACCGCCGCGTAGTTGATGAAGATGCCCTGCGCGGTCTCCGGCCGGAGATAGGCCAGGCCGGACTCGTCCTGTACGGGGCCGAGGTAGGTCTTGAGCAGCCCGTTGAACATCTTCGTCTCGGTGAACGCGCCACGGGTGCCGCAGTCCGGGCAGACCAGGTCGGCCAGGCCGTTCTCCGGCGGCTTGCCGTTCTTTGCCTCGTACGCCTCTTCGAGGTGGTCGGCGCGGTGCCGCTTGTGACACGACTGGCACTCGGTCAGCGGGTCGGCGAACTCGCGTACGTGGCCGCTCGCCTCCCAGACCTCGCGGGCCAGGATGACGGACGAGTCGAGGCCGACGACGTCGTCGCGGCCCTGCACCATGGACTTCCACCACTGGCGCTTGACGTTGTTCTTCAGCTCGACGCCGAGCGGGCCGTAGTCCCAGGAGGCACGCAGCCCGCCGTAGATCTCGCTCGACGGAAAGACCAGACCCCGGCGTTTGCTGAGGTTGACGATGGTCTCCATCACATCGGAACGACGGGCCATGAGTGATCTCCATCCGGCTGGCGGTCGGCGGTGTTCCCCGCGATACGGCGTTGGTGCGACACAGCGTTGGTAAGACAAGGCATCAGTAAGACACGTGGCGCCGGACCGACCGACCTGCGGTTACGGCCCCGGCGCCCAGGATCTCTTCAGCTTAGGACACCGGCGGGCCTGTCGCGCCCCGAAACGCCCCGTAGCGTCACTGGAGTGTTACCCGGCCTCTCCAGTCCCCTGACCTGGCCCTCATCGGCGTGGCCAGGGGTGGCCGCCGTACGGGGGCGTTCGCAGGGTCACGCGAGCAGCCGCGGTCGTGCCGGGAGGGCTCAGTGCACGTGGCCGTCGACGTCGTCGCTGTCGATGTGCAGCCGGACGCCGCCGTGTTTCTCGAAATGGTCGCCGCGGAACTGCTTGATGCGGTGGTGGCCCGGCCACCAGTCGTCCTCGAGATAGCGGTCGCCGTGCACATCCGCCTTCTTGTCCCAGTGCGCGAACCAGATCTCGGTCGGCTTGCTGATCCCGGTCGCCTCGCCGAGGTCGCGGATGCCCGACGCGACACTGCTGTAGACCCCCGGCGTGTACTCCAGCGCGTGGATCGCCCGTGTCCAGGAGTCCAGGAAGATCAGCACGGCCTCCCGGCAGGTGGCACCGCGCCCGTACGCCTCCATGTCCATGTAGATCGGCGTCCTGGGCGGCAGGCCGAGCGCGACGGCGCGGCTGACCGCGTCCACGGCGGACAGCTGGCCGGCGATCGCCGCGGTCCCCAGGGAGAAACGCGGGCGGGACGAGGCGCACGGCGCCTGCGGGCCGACGTAGGTGGGGATCAGCCGCCACCCCATCGCCCGTACGGCCGCCACCCAGGAGCGGGACAGCCGCCCGTCCGGGCACGCCCGCGCGGGGCCGCCGATGTAGATGTTCGCGGCCACGAAGTGTTCCCGCCACGCGTGCATCGCCGCCAGCGACGGCGCGGAGCAGGTGTCGAAGCCCATGCCGGTGACCCATCGGTTCCGCTCGCCGCCACGGCGTTCGTTGTCGCGTGGGACCGGGGTGATCTCGCCCAGCACGTGTTCCAGCTCGCGCGGGCCGGGCCCGTACGAACCGGTGACCAGCACGCCGGCGCCGGGGACGGCCGCGCGGATCTCACCGGTGGCGGCGTCCCGTACGGTAACGGCGGGCATCCCGGCCAGCCGGGTCCGTTCGGCGGATCGCCCGCCGAGCAGGTCCGAGGCGAACGACGCCGTCTGCTCGGTGAGCGGCTCGACGTGCAGTGCCTCGGTACGGCCCACCGCGTGCGCCGGGCAGACCTGGTTCTCCCCCGCCGGACCGAGGTAGACCGCATGCCGGTCGTAGCGCAGGCATTCGGTGGAACCGGGGCCGAGGCGGTACACCGGCCATCCCGCGGGCACGGTGATCCGCAGCCCCTTGTAGTCGACGGTCGTGTCCGCGTGCGCAGGCGGCCCCAGGATGAGCGCTCCCAGCAGGCAGCCGAACAGGCCGGCACGTCGCATCGCGTTCTCCCCGAGATCGTCGTCCGTTACGACCATGATCGTCACGGGACGCGTCCCGTGACGGGAGCGCGCGGCGTACTTGTGCGGTCTTTCGCGCGGGCTCGCCCGCGCCTTTACCCGGGCCCCTCGACGATCTCGTACGCCCCGGCCTCGTCGATGGCGAGGGTGGAGAGCGGGATGAGGGCCACGCGCACGTCGTACGCGCCGAGGGCACGGCGGTAGAAGCCCGCGCCGCCCCAGTCGGTCACCATCGCCCAGAGCTCGGGGTCGTCCACGGCACGGCCGAGGCGGCCCGAAAGGTGGCCGGGACTGCCTTCGAGGGCGCGCAGCACCTCCTGGGCGGTACGGACGAAGTCGTCGGTTTCGCCGTCGGATACGCGATAACGGGTGATGGCCAGCACGCGTCCATGATGCCGGAGCCGTGGCGGCGCTCACACCGGTGACGTGGATACGCCACCATGGAGGGGTGTCATCCAAATCCGCGATCCGGCGGCAGAGCGCCGTCTTCCTCGTCTACATGCACCAGCTGCCCCGATGGGTACCGCTGATCGTGCTGCCCGCACTGCTCATCGCCGGACTGGCCGTGCCCGGCGTGGGCGGCGCGATCGCGCTGGTCCTGCTGGCGCTCGTCATCTGGTTCATGTTCCTGGCCTCGCCGGCCCGTAGCGCCTCACACCGCCTGATCCGCTACCTCGTGCCGCTCGCCCTCATCGCCGTCGCGGTCGCCAAAGTACTCGGCTGACGACATCGCGTGATTTTGACAATCATTTTCATGTTCACCCATAATTCAAGGGTGCGCACCCGACTCTTGCCTCTCGCCATGGCCGCGGCCCTGGTCGCCTGCGGCTGCGGGTGCGGAGCGCGCGCGAACGGCGGCGGCAAGCCCGTGATCGCCGCGGCGTTCTATCCGCTCGCCTGGCTGGCCGAGCAGGTCGCCGGCCCGGGTTTCTACGTCCAGAACCTCACCAAGCCCGGCGCCGAGCCGCACGACCTGGAGCTGACGCCGCGGCAGGTCATCGACGTCGGTGAGTCCAAGCTCGCCTTCTACGTCAAGGGCGTGCAACCGGCCGTGGACAAGGCCGTGCGCCAGCACGCCAAAGGTCACTCGCTCGACGCCGAGTCCGTGGTCAGGACCCTGCCCGCGCCGCAGGACGAGGCGGGCGACGGCGCGGCCGACCCGCACCTGTGGCTCGACCCGACGCGCTTCGCGACGGTGGCCACCGCGCTGGGCGAGCGGCTGGCACGGGTCGACGCGCCCAACGCCGCGGTGTACCGGTCCCGCGCGGCCCAGGTGGTCACGCGGCTGAACGCCCTGGACGCGGAGTTCCGTACCGGCCTGCGCGACTGCGCCCGCAAGGAGATCGTCACCGGTCACTCCGCCTTCGGTTACCTGGCGGAGCGTTACGGGCTGACGCAGGTCGGCGTGGCCGGTCTGGACCCCGACGCCGAGCCCTCGCCGAGGCGCATCGCCGACCTGACCGGGCTGGTACGCCGGACCGGCGCGACCACCGTCTTCACCGAGACCCTGACCAGCCCCAAGACGGCGGCCACGCTCGCCCAGGAGGCCGGGGTCCGCACCGAGGTGCTCGACCCCGCCGAGGGCGTGCGGCCGCACTCCCACGACGACTACTTCTCGATCATGCGCCGCGACCTCGCGACGCTCCGGCCCGCATTGGGGTGTTCATGAGCCTCCCGTTCTGCCTGACCGGCGGCGAGGTGCGCTTCGAACGCCGCCTCGTGCTGCGCGGCGTCGACCTCGCCGTACGGCCCGGGGAGGTCGTGGCCGTGATGGGCGCCAACGGTTCTGGCAAGTCCACGCTGGTCCGCGCGCTGCTCGGGCTGGTCCCGCTGTCCGCGGGCCGGACCGAGCTGTACGGCATGCCGCCGGCGAAGTTCCGCGACTGGAAACGCATCGGGTACGTCCCACAGCGCCTGTCGATCGGCGGCGGGGTGCCGGCCACCGTACGCGAGATCGTCGCCTCGGGCCGGATCGCCCGCCAGTCGCGGTTCCGCCCGTCCTCGGCCGCCGACCGCCTGGCGGTGGACCACGCGCTGCGGGCCGTCGGCATGGCCGACCGTGCCCGCGACCCGGCACAGGAGCTCTCCGGCGGCCAGCAGCAGCGCGTGCTGATCGCGCGTGCCCTCGCCGGGGAGCCGGACTCCCTCGTCATGGACGAGCCGACGGCCGGCGTCGACGCCCAAAGCCAGGAGACGCTCGCCGGCACGCTGCGTGACCTGGTCGGACAGGGCCGTACGGTCGTGCTCGTCGCCCACGAGCTGGGGCCGCTGGAGCCACTGATCACCCGCTCGGTCGTCATGGAGGCGGGCCGGATCGTGCACGAGGGCGTCCCCCCGGTGCCGCAGGGCGAGTGCGCCCGACCCGGCCACGACCACGTACACCCGCACGCGCCGGCCGAGGAGTCACACCTGCTGTCATGATCGAACTCCTGTCGTACGACTTCCTGCGCCGCGCCCTGATCGCCGCGGTGCTCGTCGGCGTCTCCGCGCCCGCGGTCGGCACGTTCATCGTGCAGCGGCGCCTCGCCCTGCTCGGCGACGGCATCGGCCACATCGCGCTCACCGGCGTCGGCCTCGGCCTGCTGACCCGCAGCTCGCCCACGATCCTCGCGCTGATCGTGTCCGCTCTGGGCGCGGTCGCGATCGAGCTGCTGCGGGTGCGCACCCGGACCGGCGGCGACGTGGCGCTCGCGCTGCTGTTCTACGGAGGCCTGGCCGGCGGCGTACTGTTCGCCAACCTGTCCGGCGGCAGCGCGAACCTCAACAGCTACCTGTTCGGGTCCATCAGCAGCGTCAGCACCAGCGACCTGTACGTGGTGGCGGGTCTCGCCGTGGTCGTGCTGGTCACGCTGACCGTTTTCGGTCGCGAGCTGTTCGTGCTGTGCCAGGACGAGGAGGTGGCACGCGCCAGTGGCCTGCCGGTGCGGTTCCTCTCGTTGCTCATCGCGGTGACGGCCGCACTGACCGTCGTGGTGGCGATGCGGGCCGTCGGCCTGCTGCTGGTCAGCGCGCTGATGGTCGTTCCGGTCGCCGCCGCGCAGCAGCTGACGCGGGGCTTCCGTGCCACGATCGGACTGGCCATGGTCGTCGGTGTGGTCGCGGCGGTCGGCGGTCTGTGGGTGTCGGTCGACGCCGACCTCGCCCCCGGCCCGACGATCGTGCTGCTCGCGATGGCCGTCTTCCTGGGAGCCGTCGGGACTGGAAGACTGATCCGCATGCGCCGTACGGAAACCCCATGACCGGCCGCCGTGACGACGTGCGCCGCGAGCTGTCCTCCGCGGAGGGCTTCCGCAGCGCGCAGGACATCTACGCCGGTCTTCGCTCCGCGGGATCCAAGATCGGCCTGACGACGGTCTACCGCGCGCTGCAGGTGCTGAGCGACTCCGGTGAGGTCGACGTGCTGCGCACCGACGACGGCGAGGCCGTCTACCGCGTCTGCCGGACCGGCGAACACCACCACCACCTGGTCTGCCGCGTGTGCGGCCGTACCGTGGAGATCGAGGGCCCCGCGGTGGAGAGCTGGGCCGACGCGGTGGGCGCCGAGCACGGGTTCCGCGACATCACCCACACCGTCGAGGTCTTCGGCACCTGCTCGAAGCACTGACCGCTGTTGGCGGCGACGACCGATATTTGATGGGATCAGGTCATGAGTACACGAGGGCACGACATAGAGATCACATCCGGAACGGACCAGGTCGTGGTGCGGGTCAAGGACACGATCGTCGCGACCTCCTCCCGGGCGCTGGCGCTCGCCGAGACCGGCTCGCCGACGCGCTACTACCTTCCGGCGGCGGACGTGAAGATGGACCTGCTCCGGAGCTCGACGACGACGTCACACTGCCCGTTCAAGGGCGACGCGGTCTACTGGTCGGTCGACACCGGCGACGGCCTGGCCGAGGACATCGTCTGGTCCTACCCCGAGCCGTTCCCGAAGGTCGAGCAGATCATGGGGATGCTCTCGTTCTGGACCGAGAAGCCGGGCGTCACCCTCGAGGTGAACGGCCAGCCCGCCTAACCGGCGGACCGTACCCGTTCGACCCTCGGCCTCCGGGCAGGCGCGGGCGCCTGCGTCGACGCGGAGGACCGTGCCGGTCACGTACGAGGAGCGGTCGCTGAGGAG
It encodes:
- a CDS encoding Fur family transcriptional regulator — translated: MTGRRDDVRRELSSAEGFRSAQDIYAGLRSAGSKIGLTTVYRALQVLSDSGEVDVLRTDDGEAVYRVCRTGEHHHHLVCRVCGRTVEIEGPAVESWADAVGAEHGFRDITHTVEVFGTCSKH
- a CDS encoding metal ABC transporter substrate-binding protein, with translation MRTRLLPLAMAAALVACGCGCGARANGGGKPVIAAAFYPLAWLAEQVAGPGFYVQNLTKPGAEPHDLELTPRQVIDVGESKLAFYVKGVQPAVDKAVRQHAKGHSLDAESVVRTLPAPQDEAGDGAADPHLWLDPTRFATVATALGERLARVDAPNAAVYRSRAAQVVTRLNALDAEFRTGLRDCARKEIVTGHSAFGYLAERYGLTQVGVAGLDPDAEPSPRRIADLTGLVRRTGATTVFTETLTSPKTAATLAQEAGVRTEVLDPAEGVRPHSHDDYFSIMRRDLATLRPALGCS
- a CDS encoding metal ABC transporter ATP-binding protein, whose protein sequence is MSLPFCLTGGEVRFERRLVLRGVDLAVRPGEVVAVMGANGSGKSTLVRALLGLVPLSAGRTELYGMPPAKFRDWKRIGYVPQRLSIGGGVPATVREIVASGRIARQSRFRPSSAADRLAVDHALRAVGMADRARDPAQELSGGQQQRVLIARALAGEPDSLVMDEPTAGVDAQSQETLAGTLRDLVGQGRTVVLVAHELGPLEPLITRSVVMEAGRIVHEGVPPVPQGECARPGHDHVHPHAPAEESHLLS
- a CDS encoding DUF6703 family protein — protein: MSSKSAIRRQSAVFLVYMHQLPRWVPLIVLPALLIAGLAVPGVGGAIALVLLALVIWFMFLASPARSASHRLIRYLVPLALIAVAVAKVLG
- a CDS encoding glycine--tRNA ligase, encoding MARRSDVMETIVNLSKRRGLVFPSSEIYGGLRASWDYGPLGVELKNNVKRQWWKSMVQGRDDVVGLDSSVILAREVWEASGHVREFADPLTECQSCHKRHRADHLEEAYEAKNGKPPENGLADLVCPDCGTRGAFTETKMFNGLLKTYLGPVQDESGLAYLRPETAQGIFINYAAVQQAARRKPPFGIGQIGKSFRNEITPGNFIFRTREFEQMEMEFFVEPGTDEEWHQYWIDTRFQWYVDLGIAKDDLRLFEHPKEKLAHYAKRTVDVEYRFNFPGSEWGELEGVANRTNFDLSTHAKHSGQDLSYFDQEKNERYVPWVIEPAAGVDRCVLTFMMDAYNEDEAPNAKGKMEKRVVMRLDHRLAPVKVAVLPLSRNADLSPKAKDLATQLRRNWNVDFDDAGAIGRRYRRQDEIGTPYCVTVDFDTLEDNAVTVRERDSMAQERIGLDQVEAFLATRLLGC
- a CDS encoding antibiotic biosynthesis monooxygenase family protein, which encodes MLAITRYRVSDGETDDFVRTAQEVLRALEGSPGHLSGRLGRAVDDPELWAMVTDWGGAGFYRRALGAYDVRVALIPLSTLAIDEAGAYEIVEGPG
- a CDS encoding RNA polymerase sigma factor, encoding MSETSRAEADDAAVIGRSRQEPEAFAEVFRRYAPDIKRYVTRRLGPEAAEDVAAETFLAAFRQRGGYDLSRRNARPWLYGIATNLMGRHVRTEVRQLRILERTGTDPVTASFAERSDERLSAEASGPTLAGALAALPNGHRDALLLVVWGDLSYPEAAQALGVRVGTVRSRINRARRNLRRDLGGVNPMAIVREETTHE
- a CDS encoding metal ABC transporter permease; the protein is MIELLSYDFLRRALIAAVLVGVSAPAVGTFIVQRRLALLGDGIGHIALTGVGLGLLTRSSPTILALIVSALGAVAIELLRVRTRTGGDVALALLFYGGLAGGVLFANLSGGSANLNSYLFGSISSVSTSDLYVVAGLAVVVLVTLTVFGRELFVLCQDEEVARASGLPVRFLSLLIAVTAALTVVVAMRAVGLLLVSALMVVPVAAAQQLTRGFRATIGLAMVVGVVAAVGGLWVSVDADLAPGPTIVLLAMAVFLGAVGTGRLIRMRRTETP
- a CDS encoding CU044_5270 family protein, with product MNEMTRLERFRSEVPLPGPADLRTEESRLLDAMAHAATVRPVRGAGRTRRARRLRFGLVAGLAAAALTAGVAGVALHQKPAAPPVIHAENAAAARILTRAADNVSEAPELHPRPDQFLVFTSQTMNTVDSVEQGGRASHYLSRGKRTIWLPARGDATHGVIEEEVLKPHAYPGRPIPPEAYENIGRHGPEKAVDEDNTADYLRTDYAHLSRLPTDPAKMYEHLYIQLGTGPLADARAWDYVGGMLVEAYMPAAQRAALFRAAAMIHGVTVVRSATDAAGRRGIAVASTWKGLRTEYIFTPETYQFLGLRTVVVGPTRVKAPVGSVLTSTAQLSVSVADHAPKVKRR
- a CDS encoding DUF427 domain-containing protein, with translation MSTRGHDIEITSGTDQVVVRVKDTIVATSSRALALAETGSPTRYYLPAADVKMDLLRSSTTTSHCPFKGDAVYWSVDTGDGLAEDIVWSYPEPFPKVEQIMGMLSFWTEKPGVTLEVNGQPA
- a CDS encoding DUF1906 domain-containing protein — encoded protein: MVVTDDDLGENAMRRAGLFGCLLGALILGPPAHADTTVDYKGLRITVPAGWPVYRLGPGSTECLRYDRHAVYLGPAGENQVCPAHAVGRTEALHVEPLTEQTASFASDLLGGRSAERTRLAGMPAVTVRDAATGEIRAAVPGAGVLVTGSYGPGPRELEHVLGEITPVPRDNERRGGERNRWVTGMGFDTCSAPSLAAMHAWREHFVAANIYIGGPARACPDGRLSRSWVAAVRAMGWRLIPTYVGPQAPCASSRPRFSLGTAAIAGQLSAVDAVSRAVALGLPPRTPIYMDMEAYGRGATCREAVLIFLDSWTRAIHALEYTPGVYSSVASGIRDLGEATGISKPTEIWFAHWDKKADVHGDRYLEDDWWPGHHRIKQFRGDHFEKHGGVRLHIDSDDVDGHVH